Proteins encoded together in one Streptomyces sp. NBC_01216 window:
- a CDS encoding head-tail adaptor protein, producing the protein MSGPGRHLNRVLEVWRHTTTPDGAGGQTTLLVQQDSVRAKVDQPSASERLVAAQTGSRHSHDVYLRPAANVKRGDELRGTDGLGQAQAFRVLSVVQPSRPVYSKALVELIQSEGA; encoded by the coding sequence GTGAGCGGGCCGGGCCGCCACCTCAACCGGGTCCTGGAAGTGTGGCGGCACACCACCACTCCCGACGGTGCCGGCGGGCAGACGACGTTGCTGGTGCAGCAGGACAGCGTGCGGGCGAAGGTCGACCAGCCGTCTGCGAGCGAGCGTCTGGTGGCCGCGCAGACGGGGTCACGTCACTCCCACGACGTGTACCTGCGGCCGGCGGCGAATGTGAAGCGTGGCGATGAGCTGCGCGGCACTGACGGGCTCGGGCAGGCACAGGCGTTTCGGGTGCTGTCGGTGGTTCAGCCGTCGCGGCCGGTGTACTCCAAGGCCCTCGTCGAACTGATTCAGTCCGAAGGAGCGTGA
- a CDS encoding phage major capsid protein → MSVRNFVPEIWSSRLMVAARKELIYASPTVVNRDYEGEIGEAGDTVRITSVSRPAIGTYTPGSTVITPESLTTGQRTLVVDQSKYWAFSIDDVDKRQAKSNLIPQAMSEAAYALADTMDQYVAGLYTQIASGNFLNVVGSPIDTYTTATDAYDEVLVPLRTKLTKANVPKMGRYVIVPPEFYASLLLDDRFISADKAATDTGLRNGFVGRAAGFDIYESNNCPVPTGDTTVIQAGVKSAVTFAEQINKTEAYRPENSFEDAVKGLALYGAKVLRPDHLAAAFINPA, encoded by the coding sequence ATGTCCGTCAGGAATTTCGTTCCCGAGATCTGGAGCTCGCGACTGATGGTCGCGGCCCGCAAAGAATTGATCTACGCCTCGCCGACGGTGGTCAACCGCGACTACGAGGGCGAGATCGGCGAGGCGGGCGACACCGTCCGCATCACCTCGGTGTCCCGGCCGGCGATCGGCACCTACACCCCGGGCTCGACCGTCATCACGCCGGAGTCGCTGACCACCGGGCAGCGCACCCTGGTGGTGGACCAGTCGAAGTACTGGGCGTTCTCCATCGACGACGTCGACAAGCGGCAGGCCAAGTCGAACCTGATCCCGCAGGCCATGTCCGAGGCGGCCTACGCGCTCGCGGACACCATGGACCAGTACGTGGCGGGCCTGTACACGCAGATCGCGTCCGGGAACTTCCTGAACGTGGTCGGCTCCCCGATCGACACCTACACCACCGCGACCGACGCCTACGACGAGGTCCTTGTGCCGCTGCGCACGAAGCTGACCAAGGCGAACGTTCCGAAGATGGGCCGGTACGTGATCGTCCCGCCCGAGTTTTACGCCTCGCTGCTCCTCGACGACCGGTTCATCTCCGCGGACAAGGCGGCCACGGACACCGGCCTGCGCAACGGGTTCGTCGGCCGCGCGGCCGGCTTCGACATCTACGAGTCGAACAACTGCCCCGTACCGACCGGCGACACCACGGTCATCCAGGCCGGTGTGAAGTCCGCGGTGACGTTTGCCGAGCAGATCAACAAGACCGAGGCATACCGCCCCGAGAACTCCTTCGAGGACGCCGTCAAGGGCCTGGCCCTGTACGGGGCGAAGGTGCTGCGCCCCGACCACCTGGCCGCCGCGTTCATCAACCCCGCCTGA